A region from the Brassica napus cultivar Da-Ae chromosome C8, Da-Ae, whole genome shotgun sequence genome encodes:
- the LOC125591341 gene encoding 60S ribosomal protein L21-1-like produces MFQTRNITKAKHVIRPHVLRPTDSGRTRFKLYIRFRFYHGRTGRVWNVTKRAVGVEVNKHIGNRIIKKRIHVRVEHVQQSRCAEEFKLRKKKNDELKAAAKARGETISTKRQAKGPKPGFIIEGMTLETVTLIPYDVVNDLKGGY; encoded by the exons ATGTTCCAAACTAGGAACATAACAAAAGCAAAACATGTGATTAGACCACATGTGCTCAGACCAACTGACAGTGGAAGAACTAGATTTAAATTGTATATCAGATTTAGATTCTACCATGGTCGTACTGGTCGCGTCTGGAACGTTACCAAACGTGCCGTTGGTGTCGAAGTCAACAAACAT attggaaacaggatcataAAGAAGAGGATTCATGTGCGTGTGGAGCATGTGCAGCAGTCTAGATGTGCGGAGGAATTCaaattgaggaagaagaagaacgatGAGCTCAAGGCTGCAGCTAAAGCTAGAGGCGAGACGATAAGCACCAAAAGGCAGGCTAAAGGACCCAAACCAGGATTCATAATTGAAGGTATGACCTTGGAGACCGTCACTCTTATCCCCTACGACGTCGTCAACGACCTCAAGGGTGGCTATTAG
- the LOC106417703 gene encoding probable serine/threonine-protein kinase At1g09600 translates to MGCKFSKGIRANDSISNQNIDNNNIVKERRSKPKKTSKKKKKPASSSIVNVGSEETQGFINASNSKEEATLKLLIPIDAKNPTPISSNEEGENKMVNIERKSSRSVFQRREALQQPRMTRISSVSNGERGAQVMAGWPSWLASVAGEAINGWIPRKPDSFEKLEKIGQGTYSSVYKARDLETNQIVALKKVRFANMDPDSVRFMAREIIILRRLDHPNVMKLEGLITSRVSGSMYLIFEYMEHDLSGLASTPGVKFSEPQIKCYMKQLLHGLEHCHSRSVLHRDIKGSNLLLDQNNNLKIGDFGLANFYGPHQKQPLTSRVVTLWYRPPELLLGSTDYGITVDMWSTGCILAELFNGKPIMPGRTEVEQLHKIFKLCGSPSEDYWKRSKLPDATIFKPQHPYKRCVAETFKSLPSSALALVEVLLAVEPDVRGTTAIALQSEFFTTEPFASEPSSLPKYQPRKESDVKLREEEARRKKGTSSKQNESKQVSRESKANGELLPSIQKPQGQSSQTGLSEKLNTNEDAALKSGTTENGYTRYGLSSVNRSGENVMMGSSRSPRKELRTQRSFVQRGAPQLSKFSNSVAARDASHFSVANPRWLEDSYNNNKGDGDWSQRLLVKPKYSTKDKESIRGHGEKIERMNYSGPLVSNGGNLDDMLKEHERLIQLAVRKARDKKTNRDDNGLTQACLAV, encoded by the exons ATGGGCTGCAAATTCTCCAAGGGAATACGAGCAAATGATAGCATCAGCAACCAGAACATTGACAACAACAACATTGTGAAGGAGAGAAGAAGCAAGCCTAAAAAAAcctcaaagaagaagaaaaagcctGCTTCATCCAGCATAGTCAATGTAGGATCCGAGGAAACTCAAGGCTTTATCAATGCCAGCAACAGCAAGGAAGAAGCCACCTTGAAGCTCCTAATACCCATTGATGCCAAGAATCCAACCCCCATATCATCTAATGAAGAGGGTGAGAATAAGATGGTGAATATTGAAAGAAAATCTTCCAGGTCTGTCTTCCAGAGACGTGAGGCATTGCAACAACCTAGGATGACTAGAATAAGCAGTGTTAGTAATGGAGAAAGAGGTGCTCAGGTTATGGCTGGTTGGCCTTCTTGGTTAGCATCTGTTGCTGGAGAAGCTATCAATGGATGGATTCCACGCAAGCCAGATTCTTTCGAAAAGTTGGAGAAG ATTGGACAAGGGACATATAGCAGTGTGTACAAAGCCAGGGACCTAGAGACAAACCAAATAGTTGCACTGAAGAAAGTGCGGTTTGCTAATATGGATCCTGACAGTGTTCGGTTCATGGCAAGAGAAATCATCATCCTTAGAAGGCTTGACCATCCCAACGTTATGAAGCTTGAGGGTTTGATCACTTCCAGGGTATCAGGGAGTATGTAtcttatatttgaatatatggaACATGATCTCTCAGGCCTTGCTTCAACACCTGGTGTTAAGTTCTCTGAGCCACAG ATTAAATGCTATATGAAACAGTTGCTACATGGTCTTGAACACTGTCACAGCCGAAGTGTATTGCACCGTGACATCAAAGGCTCGAATCTTCTCCTCGACCAAAACAACAATCTCAAAATTGGAGATTTCGGTCTTGCCAACTTTTACGGCCCCCATCAGAAGCAGCCTCTCACTAGCCGTGTTGTAACTTTGTGGTACCGTCCACCTGAACTCTTGCTAGGGTCAACAGACTACGGCATTACTGTGGACATGTGGAGCACAGGATGCATTCTAGCAGAACTATTTAATGGGAAGCCTATCATGCCTGGAAGAACTGAGGTAGAACAACTACACAAGATCTTCAAACTCTGTGGCTCACCTTCTGAAGACTATTGGAAAAGATCTAAACTTCCAGATGCGACCATTTTTAAACCTCAGCATCCTTACAAGAGGTGTGTAGCCGAGACGTTTAAGAGTCTTCCTTCTTCAGCTTTGGCACTAGTTGAGGTTCTTCTAGCTGTTGAGCCAGATGTCCGTGGAACCACGGCTATTGCCCTTCAAAGCGAG TTCTTTACCACAGAGCCTTTTGCAAGCGAGCCATCAAGTTTACCAAAGTACCAACCGAGAAAGGAAAGTGATGTGAAGCTTCGAGAGGAGGAAGCAAGACG AAAGAAAGGCACAAGCAGTAAACAGAATGAGTCAAAACAAGTATCAAGAGAATCTAAAGCCAATGGCGAGTTACTACCATCAATACAA AAACCTCAAGGGCAGAGTAGCCAGACAGGATTGAGTGAAAAGCTCAATACTAATGAAGATGCAGCACTGAAGAGTGGAACCACAGAAAACGGATACACGAGGTATGGTCTGTCCTCTGTTAATAGAAGTGGAGAGAATGTCATGATGGGTTCGAGTCGGTCACCAAGAAAAGAACTGAGGACACAACGTTCTTTTGTTCAACGTGGAGCACCACAATTATCAAAGTTCTCAAACTCAGTAGCTGCTAGAGATGCATCACATTTCTCTGTAGCAAATCCACGGTGGCTTGAAGATAGTTATAATAATAACAAAGGGGATGGTGACTGGTCTCAACGTCTGCTGGTTAAACCAAAATATTCTACAAAAGACAAAGAATCCATACGA GGTCACGGTGAGAAGATTGAGAGAATGAACTACTCAGGGCCATTGGTTTCTAATGGAGGAAACTTGGATGATATGTTGAAAGAGCATGAAAGACTGATTCAGTTAGCTGTTCGAAAAGCTCGGGATAAGAAGACGAACAGGGACGATAACGGACTGACTCAAGCATGTCTTGCAGTATAG
- the LOC106417705 gene encoding 60S ribosomal protein L21-1-like produces the protein MPAGHGVRARTRDLFARGFRKKGTIPLSTYLRTFKVGEYVDVKVNGAIHKGMPHKFYHGRTGRVWNVTKRAVGVEVNKQIGNRIIKKRLHVRVEHVQQSRCAEEFKLRIKKNDELKAAAKARGETISTKRQPKGPKPGFMVEGMTLETVTPIPYDVVNDLKGGY, from the exons ATGCCGGCGGGACATGGAGTTCGTGCTCGAACGAGGGATCTGTTCGCGAGGGGGTTCAGGAAGAAGGGTACAATTCCATTGTCCACGTACCTCAGGACCTTCAAGGTCGGCGAATACGTCGATGTTAAAGTGAATGGCGCCATCCACAAGGGTATGCCTCACAAGTTCTACCACGGTCGTACTGGTCGTGTCTGGAACGTTACCAAACGTGCTGTTGGTGTCGAAGTCAACAAACAG attggaaacaggatcataAAGAAGAGGCTTCATGTGCGTGTGGAGCATGTGCAGCAGTCTAGATGTGCGGAAGAGTTCAAACTGAGGATAAAGAAGAACGATGAGCTCAAAGCTGCAGCCAAAGCTAGAGGCGAGACAATAAGCACCAAGAGGCAGCCTAAAGGACCCAAACCAGGATTCATGGTCGAAGGTATGACCTTGGAGACTGTCACTCCTATCCCCTACGACGTCGTCAACGACCTCAAGGGAGGCTATTAG
- the LOC106417702 gene encoding leucine--tRNA ligase, cytoplasmic, whose amino-acid sequence MASEKKSSVRRDRLLEIEVAVRKWWEDEEVYKSESRKDLPKHGEKFFATFPFPYMNGYLHIGHAFSLSKVDFASAYHRLRGANVLLPFGFHCTGMPIKASADKLSREIQQFGNPPVFTAEESNKEVVKEVEEESDNPALPGQFKGKKSKVAAKAGGQVYQWEIMRSFGLTDSEIARFQDPYEWLYYFPPLAVEDLRAYGLGCDWRRSFVTTDVNPFFDAFVRWQMRKLKAMGKIVKDNRYTVYSPFDGQPCADHDRASGEGVQPQEYTLVKMEVVKPFPVKLGPLEGKNVFLAAATLRPETLYGQTNAWVLPDGKYGAYEINETDVFVLTERAARNLAYQNFSKIPQKPSCLLELTGHDLIGLPLRSPLGVIEIIYTLPMLTILTNKGTGIVTCVPSDSPDDYMALHDLKAKPALRAKYGVQDEWMPTDIIPIINIPEFGDRTAEKVCFDLKIKSQNDKEKLAEGKKLVYLKGFTEGTMIIGEFAGRKVQEVKPIIKTQLIESGEAILYSEPEKPVMSRSGDECVVALTDQWYLTYGESEWRSMAEECLSKMNLYSEETRHGFEHTLSWLNQWACSRSFGLGTRIPWDEQFLVESLSDSTLYMAYYTVAHIFHEGDMYKGSKSLVSPQQMNDEVWEYLFCDGQYPKSSDIPSDLLSKMKQEFDYWYPLDLRVSGKDLIQNHLTFFIYNHTALMASRNWPRGIRCNGHIMLNSEKMSKSTGNFRTLKQAIEEFSATATRFSLADAGDGVDDANFVFETANAAILRLTKELTWMEEILAEESSLRTGPPSTYADKVFENDMNIAIRLTEKAYKDCLFREALKNGFYDLQAARDEYRLSCGIGGMNHDLVLTFMNVQTRLIEPICPHYAEYVWRKLLKKEGCVVTAGWPASNEPDLVLKGANKYLQDSIVLMRKLLQKQLLGSKKAAKKAQVTAVAEEKLKGLVYVNEQFDGWRAHCLNILQSKFDQQTRSFAPDAEILAELREVLQKEGQAENFKQIQKLCMPFLKFKKDEAIAIGGQALNLKLPFGEMEVLQSNMDLIKRQLGLEEVEIYSASDPNDVAKAGPHASLLKQNPPSPGSPTAIFLNR is encoded by the exons ATGGCATCTGAGAAGAAAAGCTCCGTGAGGAGAGACCGTCTGCTCGAGATCGAGGTCGCCGTACGCAAGTGGTGGGAAGACGAGGAAGTGTACAAATCCGAATCTCGTAAGGATCTTCCGAAACACGGAGAGAAGTTCTTCGCGACGTTCCCTTTCCCGTATATGAACGGTTACCTCCACATCGGGCACGCCTTTTCGCTCTCCAAGGTTGATTTCGCCTCTGCTTATCACAGACTGAGAGGAGCTAACGTGCTGCTTCCGTTTGGGTTTCATTGTACCGGTATGCCGATTAAGGCTTCTGCTGATAAGCTCTCTCGGGAGATTCAGCAGTTTGGGAACCCTCCTGTGTTTACTGCAGAGGAAAGTAACAAAGAGGTTGTTAAAGAAGTTGAGGAGGAGAGTGATAATCCGGCTTTACCGGGACAGTTCAAGGGGAAGAAGTCAAAGGTTGCTGCGAAAGCTGGTGGACAGGTTTACCAGTGGGAGATTATGCGTAGCTTTGGTTTAACTGACAGTGAGATAGCGAGGTTTCAAGATCCGTATGAGTGGCTGTACTACTTTCCCCCGTTGGCTGTTGAAGATCTCAGAGCGTATGGATTGGGTTGTGACTGGAGGAGGTCGTTCGTGACGACTGATGTGAATCCGTTTTTCGATGCGTTTGTGAGGTGGCAGATGAGGAAGCTGAAAGCTATGGGGAAGATTGTGAAAGACAATAGGTACACGGTATACTCACCTTTTGATGGCCAGCCTTGTGCTGATCACGACCGTGCGTCTGGTGAAGGTGTTCAGCCTCAGGAGTATACGCTTGTTAAGATGGAGGTAGTGAAGCCGTTTCCTGTGAAGCTGGGTCCTTTGGAAGGAAAGAACGTGTTTTTGGCTGCAGCTACTTTGAGGCCTGAGACTTTGTACGGACAAACAAACGCATGGGTGTTGCCTGATGGGAAGTATGGAGCTTATGAAATCAATGAAACTGATGTCTTCGTCCTTACTGAGAGAGCTGCACGCAACCTTGCCTACCAGAACTTCTCGAAGATCCCTCAGAAGCCTTCCTGCTTGCTTGAGTTGACCGGGCATGATCTAATTGGACTCCCTTTGAGGTCTCCTCTTGGGGTGATCGAGATCATCTATACTCTGCCCATGTTGACCATTCTGACCAACAAAGGTACTGGCATTGTCACCTGCGTCCCTAGTGATTCCCCGGATGATTACATGGctttacatgatttgaaagcAAAGCCTGCTCTTCGAGCAAAATATGGTGTGCAAGATGAGTGGATGCCCACTGATATTATACCGATTATCAACATTCCGGAGTTTGGGGATAGGACTGCCGAAAAGGTCTGCTTCGATCTGAAAATTAAAAGTCAAAATGATAAGGAGAAGCTTGCAGAGGGTAAAAAGTTGGTGTACCTGAAAGGGTTCACCGAAGGAACCATGATTATTGGAGAGTTCGCTGGTAGAAAAGTTCAAGAAGTGAAGCCCATTATCAAGACACAGCTCATAGAGTCTGGCGAGGCAATTCTATACAGTGAACCCGAGAAGCCGGTGATGTCAAGATCTGGTGATGAATGTGTTGTGGCTCTTACCGATCAGTGGTACTTAACCTACGGAGAATCAGAATGGCGTAGCATGGCTGAGGAGTGCTTGTCAAAGATGAATCTTTACTCTGAAGAAACAAGACATGGCTTTGAGCACACTTTGAGCTGGCTCAATCAGTGGGCTTGCTCACGGTCTTTTGGTCTTGGAACTCGCATTCCATGGGATGAACAGTTTCTTGTCGAATCTTTATCTGATTCCACTCTCTACATGGCCTATTATACTGTTGCCCATATCTTTCACGAGGGAGACATGTATAAAGGCAGCAAGTCATTGGTTAGCCCTCAGCAGATGAATgatgaagtttgggagtatctCTTCTGCGATGGCCAGTACCCAAAATCATCTGACATTCCATCAGATCTTTTGAGCAAGATGAAGCAGGAGTTTGACTACTGGTATCCGCTGGATCTTCGAGTTTCAGGAAAGGATCTAATCCAGAATCATCTGACGTTTTTCATCTACAACCACACTGCACTGATGGCGTCTCGTAACTGGCCTCGTGGTATCAGATGCAATGGTCACATCATGCTGAACTCTGAGAAAATGTCGAAGTCAACTGGCAATTTCAGAACGCTGAAACAGGCTATTGAAGAGTTCTCCGCTACTGCTACAAGGTTCTCTTTGGCTGATGCTGGTGATGGCGTTGACGATGCAAACTTTGTATTTGAAACTGCAAATGCTGCGATTTTACGCCTGACAAAAGAGCTAACATGGATGGAAGAGATTCTGGCTGAAGAATCCTCCTTGAGAACGGGCCCTCCATCTACATATGCTGATAAAGTGTTTGAGAATGACATGAACATTGCTATCAGGTTGACTGAAAAAGCCTACAAAGATTGTTTGTTTAGGGAGGCACTTAAGAACGGGTTTTACGACTTGCAAGCTGCTCGAGATGAGTACAGGCTCTCTTGCGGCATTGGCGGCATGAACCATGACTTGGTACTGACCTTTATGAATGTGCAAACACGCCTCATTGAGCCAATCTGTCCTCATTATGCAGAATATGTTTGGAGGAAGCTTCTGAAGAAGGAAGGCTGTGTGGTAACAGCAGGCTGGCCAGCATCAAACGAGCCAGATTTGGTTCTCAAGGGTGCTAACAAATATTTGCAGGATTCTATCGTCTTGATGAGAAAGCTTCTGCAAAAACAGCTCTTAGGATCCAAGAAGGCTGCGAAGAAAGCTCAAGTGACAGCAGTGGCAGAGGAGAAGCTGAAGGGACTTGTATATGTGAATGAGCAGTTCGATGGGTGGAGAGCTCACTGCCTCAACATTCTGCAAAGCAAATTTGACCAACAAACCCGTAGTTTCGCCCCTGATGCAGAGATACTTGCAGAGCTGAGGGAGGTATTGCAGAAGGAGGGACAAGCTGAAAACTTCAAACAGATTCAAAAGCTTTGCATGCCTTTCCTTAAATTCAAGAAGGACGAGGCAATAGCTATTGGCGGTCAGGCTCTGAATTTGAAGCTGCCTTTTGGAGAGATGGAAGTTCTTCAGAGTAACATGGACTTGATCAAGCGGCAGCTTGGTCTTGAAGAGGTTGAGATCTATTCTGCAAGTGACCCTAATGATGTTGCTAAAGCTGGTCCACATGCTTCGCTCCTGAAGCAGAATCCTCCATCTCCTGGCAGTCCAACCGCTATCTTTTTGAACAG GTAG
- the LOC106418372 gene encoding probable elongation factor 1-gamma 1, with protein sequence MALVLHTYKGNKNADKALIAAEYVGVKIDVPSDFAMGVTNKTPEFLKMNPMGKVPVLETPEGPVFESNAIARYVSRLNGENSLNGSSLIEYAHVEQWSDFSTLEIYGNILKWFGPRMGFMPYSAPGEEAAISALKRGLDALNTHLTSNTYLVGHSITLADIITVCNLNLGFATVMTKSFTSAFPHVERYFWTVINQPNFKKVVGDVKQTEAVPPIASKKAAQPAKPKEEPKKKAAPAAEAPKPVEEAEEAPKPKAKNPLDLLPPSPMVLDEWKRLYSNTKSNFREVAIKGFWDMYDPEGYSLWFCDYKYNDENMVSFVTLNKVGGFLQRMDLARKYAFGKMLICGSEAPFKVKGLWLFRGPEIPKFIMDEVYDMELYEWTKVDISDEAQKERVSQMIEDAEPFEGEALLDAKCFK encoded by the exons ATGGCTTTG GTGTTGCACACATACAAGGGAAACAAAAATGCTGACAAGGCACTCATCGCCGCCGAGTACGTTGGTGTGAAGATCGATGTGCCTTCTGACTTTGCGATGGGTGTCACCAACAAGACCCCCGAGTTCCTCAAGATGAACCCTATGGGAAAG GTTCCGGTGCTTGAGACTCCTGAGGGTCCTGTATTTGAGAGCAACGCCATCGCCCGTTATG TAAGCCGGTTGAACGGTGAGAACTCCTTGAACGGTTCCTCTCTGATCGAATAT GCACATGTTGAGCAATGGAGCGACTTCTCCACATTGGAGATTTATGGAAACATCTTGAAGTGGTTCGGCCCAAGGATGGGCTTTATGCCATACAGTGCACCT GGTGAGGAAGCTGCCATATCTGCGTTGAAAAGAGGACTCGATGCACTGAACACTCATCTGACTTCCAACACTTACCTTGTTGGACACTCTATCACCCTTGCTGATATCATCACTGTCTGCAACTTGAACCTGGGCTTCGCTACTGTCATGACCAAGAGCTTTACCTCTGCATTCCCTCATGTCGAGAGATACTTCTGGACCGTGATCAACCAACCCAACTTCAAGAAGGTGGTGGGTGATGTCAAACAGACCGAAGCTGTCCCTCCTATTGCCTCCAAGAAAGCTGCCCAGCCTGCAAAGCCCAAGGAGGAGCCAAAGAAAAAGGCTGCCCCTGCAGCAGAGGCACCTAAGCCTGTTGAAGAGGCGGAAGAGGCACCAAAGCCCAAAGCAAAGAACCCTCTTGACTTGCTGCCACCAAGCCCAATGGTTCTCGATGAGTGGAAGAGGCTTTACTCCAACACCAAATCTAACTTCCGTGAGGTTGCAATTAAAG GATTCTGGGATATGTATGACCCCGAGGGATACTCGCTATGGTTCTGTGACTACAAGTACAACGACGAGAACATGGTGTCGTTTGTCACGCTCAACAAGGTTGGCGGGTTCCTTCAGAGAATGGACTTGGCTCGTAAGTACGCCTTTGGAAAGATGCTGATTTGCGGGTCAGAAGCTCCGTTTAAGGTGAAGGGTCTGTGGTTGTTCAGAGGACCAGAGATCCCAAAGTTCATAATGGACGAGGTGTACGACATGGAGCTGTACGAGTGGACCAAGGTTGACATCTCTGACGAAGCACAGAAGGAGCGTGTTAGCCAGATGATCGAAGACGCAGAGCCATTTGAAGGTGAAGCTCTCTTGGACGCCAAGTGCTTCAAGTGA
- the BNAC08G42620D gene encoding uncharacterized protein BNAC08G42620D, with the protein MRETSASGLSWQRLVLLASFVLHFVLGLSGDSKNTNTGVKTESHTSSSRRGAKVSLILVGFVAVAMFSFFLYKLWQKKKRDEQYARLLKLFEEDDELEVELGLRD; encoded by the exons ATGAGAGAGACCTCGGCGAGTGGTCTTTCATGGCAGCGTCTGGTACTCTTGGCTTCGTTTGTTCTGCACTTCGTCCTAG GtctatcaggtgattccaaGAATACAAATACAGGAGTTAAGACAGAGTCTCACACTTCTTCCAGCAGAAGAGGCGCGAAAGTAAGCCTCATACTAGTCGGATTTGTGGCTGTAGCCATGTTCTCCTTCTTCCTATACAAGCTATggcagaagaagaaaagagacgAGCAGTATGCCCGGCTGTTGAAGCTCtttgaggaagatgatgaactCGAGGTTGAATTAGGCCTtcgagattaa